From the genome of Eublepharis macularius isolate TG4126 chromosome 12, MPM_Emac_v1.0, whole genome shotgun sequence, one region includes:
- the LOC129339846 gene encoding vomeronasal type-2 receptor 26-like, whose translation MLNQLFLLLLPPVSCKAETTKCPMKDPLPVPHEWYQPGDVLVGGIVSQICYHLHEIDFSGHPAQELYKDPYMVTKFHQHVLALVFAVKEINKNPRILPNVTLGFHIYDSYNDMRMTYRTTLDLLYKLHRYFPNYECDAHKNLIAVIGGISSDISFHISHLLSLYKIPQLSYGSFGPEKRRGKQSPSFYRIGPNEAYQNKGIIRLLLHFQWKWVGLFAEDNNSGEHFLKVLEPLLSQNGICLAFIHRVPSGYHWNFSDDIKDLLLDIYKPFRDSKANTFMFYGDPEAFMAFNVFMFLANPQFKEITSFRKVWIMAAQVDFALTSLQRAWDFQFFQGTIFFTIQSNEILGFQSFLKETKPYGEEGNGFLKDFWEQAFDCVYSNPEESMNISETCTGVERLETLPGHLFELHMTGHSHSIYNAVHAVANALHAIHTSRSNHRALQDGQGVELHNLQPWQVHPFLQGVSFNNSGGESLSFNAEREMEAGLDVMNLVTFPNKSFYQIKIGKVNPNTPEGQEFIIDEKMIVWQTSFNQMSALSLCSNYCNPGSLKKIKEGEKFCCYDCVPCPEGKISDQIDMDDCIKCLSDQYPTKNQDGCIPKTISFLSFEEPLGISLTSMAFSLALITTIVLGTFIKHKDTPIVKANNWDITYILLIALLLCFLSSLLFLGQPTKVTCFLRQSAFSIIFSVAVSCVLAKTITVVVAFMATRPGSSMWKWVGKRLSNSVVLSCSFVQAGMCVMWLATSPPFPDVDTLSLTEEIILECNEGSVLMFYIVLGYMGLLSIISLIVAFLARKLPDSFNEAKFITFSMLIFCSVWLSFVPTYLSTKGKSMVAVEVFSILASGAGLLGCIFSPKCYIIILRPELNTREKVTRRKY comes from the exons ATGTTGAATCagctgtttctgctgctgctaccTCCAGTCTCATGTAAAGCAGAAACCACCAAGTGTCCTATGAAGGATCCTCTCCCTGTTCCACATGAGTGGTACCAGCCAGGAGATGTCCTTGTTGGTGGAATTGTTTCTCAGATTTGTTACCATTTGCATGAGATAGACTTCAGTGGACATCCAGCTCAAGAGCTGTATAAAGATCCATA TATGGTGACAAAGTTCCACCAGCATGTcctggccttggtgtttgctgtaAAGGAGATCAACAAAAATCCCAGAATCTTGCCCAATGTCACTCTCGGATTCCACATCTATGACAGCTAcaatgatatgaggatgacctaTCGTACCACCCTTGATCTGCTCTATAAATTGCATCGATATTTTCCTAACTATGAATGTGATGCCCACAAAAACCTAATAGCGGTCATTGGAGGAATTAGCTCTGATATATCCTTTCACATCTCCCACCTCCTAAGTctctacaagattccacag CTTTCATATGGATCATTTGGCCcagaaaagagaagaggaaaacaGTCTCCTTCTTTTTACCGCATTGGCCCAAATGAAGCCTATCAGAATAAAGGGATCATCCGGTTACTGCTCCATTTCCAGTGGAAGTGGGTTGGGCTTTTTGCTGAGGATAATAACAGTGGAGAACATTTCTTGAAGGTCCTGGAGCCGCTGCTTTCCCAAAATGGGATCTGTTTGGCTTTCATACACAGAGTCCCGAGTGGGTACCATTGGAATTTCAGTGATGATATTAAAGATTTACTTTTGGATATTTATAAACCTTTCAGAGATAGTAAAGCCAATACTTTTATGTTTTATGGAGATCCTGAGGCATTTATGGCATTCAACGTATTTATGTTTCTGGCCAATCCACAATTTAAAGAAATTACATCATTTAGAAAGGTATGGATTATGGCAGCTCAGGTTGACTTTGCATTAACAAGCTTGCAGAGGGCCTGGGATTTCCAGTTCTTCCAGGGTACCATTTTCTTCACAATTCAGTCCAACGAAATTCTTGGATTCCAGAGTTTTCTTAAAGAAACAAAACCTTATGGGGAAGAAGGAAATGGCTTTCTCAAGGACTTCTGGGAGCAAGCATTTGACTGTGTGTATTCAAACCCAGAGGAGTCAATGAATATCAGTGAAACATGTACTGGGGTGGAAAGGCTGGAGACTCTCCCCGGGCATCTCTTTGAATTGCACATGACAGGCCACAGTCACAGCATCTACAATGCGGTCCATGCTGTGGCAAATGCATTGCATGCCATACACACCTCCAGGTCGAATCATAGAGCACTGCAGGATGGTCAAGGAGTGGAACTTCACAATCTCCAGCCTTGGCAG GTTCACCCATTTCTTCAAGGCGTTTCATTTAACAACTCCGGGGGAGAAAGCTTGTCTTTTAATGCTGAAAGGGAAATGGAAGCTGGATTGGATGTGATGAACCTTGTCACATTCCCAAATAAGTCTTTCTACCAGATAAAAATAGGAAAGGTGAATCCCAATACTCCTGAAGGACAAGAATTCATCATTGATGAGAAAATGATTGTATGGCAAACAAGTTTTAACCAG ATGTCAGCCCTTTCTTTGTGCAGTAACTACTGCAACCCTGGCTCACTTAAGAAAATaaaggaaggggagaaattttgctgctatgattgtgtTCCATGTCCAGAAGGGAAGATTTCAGACCAAATAG ACATGGACGATTGTATCAAATGTCTGAGTGATCAATATCCAACCAAGAACCAAGATGGATGCATTCCCAAGACAATAAGTTTCTTGTCTTTTGAAGAACCTTTAGGAATTAGTTTGACTTCCATGGCTTTTTCTTTAGCTCTAATCACAACCATAGTGTTAGGAACTTTCATTAAACATAAAGACACCcccatcgtcaaagccaacaattGGGACATCACCTATATCCTTCTTATCgctctcctgctctgcttcctctCTTCTTTGCTATTTCTTGGCCAACCAACAAAGGTGACCTGCTTCCTCCGACAATCTGCTTTCAGCATCATCTTCTCTGTGGCTGTTTCTTGTGTGCTGGCAAAAACTATCACTGTGGTTgtagctttcatggccaccaGACCAGGGTCCAGCATgtggaagtgggtggggaaaagactgaGTAACTCAGTTGTCCTTTCTTGCTCCTTTGTTCAAGCAGGCATGTGTGTGATGTGGCTAGCAACCTCACCCCCATTCCCAGATGTTGACACATTATCATTGACCGAAGAGATCATATTAGAATGTAATGAAGGGTCTGTCCTCATGTTCTATATTGTCCTAGGTTATATGGGACTTCTATCCATCATCAGTTTgattgtggctttcctagccaggaaaTTGCCTgacagttttaatgaagccaagttcatcaccttcagcatgctgatcttctgcagtgtttggttgTCTTTTGTTCCAACGTACTTGAGCACCAAAGGAAAATCTATGGTAGCTGTGGAGGTCTTCTCCATTTTGGCATCTGGTGCAGGGTTACTGGGCTGTATCTTTTCCCCCAAATGTTACATTATTATCTTGAGACCTGAGCTGAACACGAGAGAGAAAGTAACAAggagaaaatattaa